A single Bos mutus isolate GX-2022 chromosome 16, NWIPB_WYAK_1.1, whole genome shotgun sequence DNA region contains:
- the FBXO2 gene encoding F-box only protein 2 isoform X2, translating to MTCLESVGQPEEASPEEQQEEANGGEEANGGEERPEDDGEEEAAYLDELPEPLLLRVLAELPAAQLVQACRLVCLRWKELVDGAPLWLLKCQQEGLVPQDGPEDERDHWQQFYFLSKRRRNLLRNPCGEEDLEGWCDVEHGGDGWRVEELPGDCGVEFIHDESVKKYFASSFEWCRKAQIIDLQAEGYWEELLDTTQPAIVVKDWYSGRRDAGCLYELTVKLLSEHEDVLAEFNSGQVAVPADSDDGGWIEISHTFTDYGPGVRFVRFEHGGQDCVYWKGWFGARVTNSSVWVEP from the exons ATGACCTGCCTGG AGAGCGTGGGCCAGCCGGAGGAGGCAAGCCCGGaagagcagcaggaggaggcGAACGGCGGGGAGGAGGCGAACGGCGGGGAGGAGCGACCCGAGGACGACGGGGAGGAGGAGGCGGCATACCTGGACGAGCTGCCCGAGCCGCTGCTGCTGCGTGTGCTGGCCGAGTTGCCGGCTGCCCAGCTGGTGCAGGCCTGCCGCTTGGTGTGCCTGCGCTGGAAGGAGCTGGTGGACGGCGCCCCCCTGTGGCTGCTCAAATGCCAGCAGGAGGGTCTAGTGCCCCAGGACGGCCCCGAGGACGAGCGCGACCACTGGCAGCAGTTCTACTTCCTCAGCAAGCGGCGGCGCAACCTGCTGCGCAACCCGTGTGGGGAAG AGGACCTGGAGGGCTGGTGCGACGTGGAGCACGGTGGGGACGGCTGGAGGGTGGAGGAGCTGCCGGGAGACTGTGGGGTGGAATTCATCCATGATGAGAGCGTCAAGAAGTACTTCGCCTCCTCCTTCGA GTGGTGTCGCAAAGCGCAGATAATTGATCTGCAGGCTGAGGGCTACTGGGAGGAGCTACTGGACACCACTCAGCCGGCGATCGTGGTGAAGGACTG GTACTCTGGTCGCAGAGACGCCGGCTGCCTGTACGAGCTCACCGTGAAGCTGCTGTCGGAGCACGAGGACGTGCTGGCCGAGTTCAACAGCGGGCAGGTGGCAGTGCCGGCGGACAGCGACGACGGTGGCTGGATTGAG ATCTCCCACACCTTCACCGACTATGGGCCCGGCGTCCGCTTCGTCCGCTTCGAGCACGGGGGACAGGACTGCGTCTACTGGAAGGGCTGGTTTGGGGCCCGGGTGACCAACAGCAGCGTGTGGGTGGAGCCCTGA
- the FBXO44 gene encoding F-box only protein 44 isoform X1 — translation MAVGNINELPENILLELFTHVPARQLLLRCRLVCSLWRDLIDLVTLWKRKCLREGFITEDWDQPVADWKVFYFLRSLRRNLLHNPCAEGEGFEFWSLDVNGGDEWKVEDLSKDQRKEFPNDQVKKYFVTSYYTCLKSQVVDLKAEGYWEELMDTTRPDIEVKDWFAARPDCGSKYQLCVQLLSSAHAPLGTFQPDPAMIQQKSDAKWREVSHTFSNYPPGVRYIWFQHGGVDTHYWAGWYGPRVTNSSITIGPPLP, via the exons ATGGCGGTGGGGAACATCAACGAGCTGCCTGAGAATATCCTGCTCGAGTTGTTCACACACGTGCCCGCCCGCCAGCTGCTCCTGCGCTGCCGCCTGGTCTGCAGCCTCTGGCGCGACCTCATCGACCTCGTGACCCTCTGGAAGCGCAAGTGCCTGCGCGAGGGCTTCATCACTGAGGACTGGGACCAACCCGTGGCCGACTGGAAGGTCTTCTACTTCCTCCGCAGCCTCCGCAGGAACCTCCTGCATAATCCATGTGCCGAAGGTG AGGGGTTTGAATTCTGGAGCCTGGACGTGAATGGAGGTGACGAGTGGAAGGTGGAAGATCTCTCCAAAGACCAGAGGAAGGAATTCCCCAATGACCAGGTCAAGAAATACTTCGTGACTTCTTATTA cacctGCCTCAAGTCCCAGGTGGTGGATCTCAAGGCCGAAGGGTACTGGGAGGAGCTGATGGACACCACACGGCCAGATATCGAGGTCAAAGACTG GTTCGCAGCCAGGCCAGACTGCGGGTCCAAGTACCAGCTGTGTGTTCAGCTCCTGTCGTCAGCACACGCACCTCTGGGGACCTTCCAGCCAGACCCAGCAATGATCCAGCAGAAGAGCGATGCCAAGTGGAGGGAG gtctcccacactttCTCCAACTATCCGCCTGGCGTCCGCTATATCTGGTTTCAGCACGGCGGCGTGGACACTCACTACTGGGCCGGCTGGTACGGCCCGAGGGTCACCAACAGCAGCATCACCATTGGGCCCCCACTGCCATGA
- the FBXO2 gene encoding F-box only protein 2 isoform X1 — protein sequence MDGDGDPESVGQPEEASPEEQQEEANGGEEANGGEERPEDDGEEEAAYLDELPEPLLLRVLAELPAAQLVQACRLVCLRWKELVDGAPLWLLKCQQEGLVPQDGPEDERDHWQQFYFLSKRRRNLLRNPCGEEDLEGWCDVEHGGDGWRVEELPGDCGVEFIHDESVKKYFASSFEWCRKAQIIDLQAEGYWEELLDTTQPAIVVKDWYSGRRDAGCLYELTVKLLSEHEDVLAEFNSGQVAVPADSDDGGWIEISHTFTDYGPGVRFVRFEHGGQDCVYWKGWFGARVTNSSVWVEP from the exons ATGGACGGAGACGGTGACCCAG AGAGCGTGGGCCAGCCGGAGGAGGCAAGCCCGGaagagcagcaggaggaggcGAACGGCGGGGAGGAGGCGAACGGCGGGGAGGAGCGACCCGAGGACGACGGGGAGGAGGAGGCGGCATACCTGGACGAGCTGCCCGAGCCGCTGCTGCTGCGTGTGCTGGCCGAGTTGCCGGCTGCCCAGCTGGTGCAGGCCTGCCGCTTGGTGTGCCTGCGCTGGAAGGAGCTGGTGGACGGCGCCCCCCTGTGGCTGCTCAAATGCCAGCAGGAGGGTCTAGTGCCCCAGGACGGCCCCGAGGACGAGCGCGACCACTGGCAGCAGTTCTACTTCCTCAGCAAGCGGCGGCGCAACCTGCTGCGCAACCCGTGTGGGGAAG AGGACCTGGAGGGCTGGTGCGACGTGGAGCACGGTGGGGACGGCTGGAGGGTGGAGGAGCTGCCGGGAGACTGTGGGGTGGAATTCATCCATGATGAGAGCGTCAAGAAGTACTTCGCCTCCTCCTTCGA GTGGTGTCGCAAAGCGCAGATAATTGATCTGCAGGCTGAGGGCTACTGGGAGGAGCTACTGGACACCACTCAGCCGGCGATCGTGGTGAAGGACTG GTACTCTGGTCGCAGAGACGCCGGCTGCCTGTACGAGCTCACCGTGAAGCTGCTGTCGGAGCACGAGGACGTGCTGGCCGAGTTCAACAGCGGGCAGGTGGCAGTGCCGGCGGACAGCGACGACGGTGGCTGGATTGAG ATCTCCCACACCTTCACCGACTATGGGCCCGGCGTCCGCTTCGTCCGCTTCGAGCACGGGGGACAGGACTGCGTCTACTGGAAGGGCTGGTTTGGGGCCCGGGTGACCAACAGCAGCGTGTGGGTGGAGCCCTGA
- the FBXO44 gene encoding F-box only protein 44 isoform X2, translated as MAVGNINELPENILLELFTHVPARQLLLRCRLVCSLWRDLIDLVTLWKRKCLREGFITEDWDQPVADWKVFYFLRSLRRNLLHNPCAEEGFEFWSLDVNGGDEWKVEDLSKDQRKEFPNDQVKKYFVTSYYTCLKSQVVDLKAEGYWEELMDTTRPDIEVKDWFAARPDCGSKYQLCVQLLSSAHAPLGTFQPDPAMIQQKSDAKWREVSHTFSNYPPGVRYIWFQHGGVDTHYWAGWYGPRVTNSSITIGPPLP; from the exons ATGGCGGTGGGGAACATCAACGAGCTGCCTGAGAATATCCTGCTCGAGTTGTTCACACACGTGCCCGCCCGCCAGCTGCTCCTGCGCTGCCGCCTGGTCTGCAGCCTCTGGCGCGACCTCATCGACCTCGTGACCCTCTGGAAGCGCAAGTGCCTGCGCGAGGGCTTCATCACTGAGGACTGGGACCAACCCGTGGCCGACTGGAAGGTCTTCTACTTCCTCCGCAGCCTCCGCAGGAACCTCCTGCATAATCCATGTGCCGAAG AGGGGTTTGAATTCTGGAGCCTGGACGTGAATGGAGGTGACGAGTGGAAGGTGGAAGATCTCTCCAAAGACCAGAGGAAGGAATTCCCCAATGACCAGGTCAAGAAATACTTCGTGACTTCTTATTA cacctGCCTCAAGTCCCAGGTGGTGGATCTCAAGGCCGAAGGGTACTGGGAGGAGCTGATGGACACCACACGGCCAGATATCGAGGTCAAAGACTG GTTCGCAGCCAGGCCAGACTGCGGGTCCAAGTACCAGCTGTGTGTTCAGCTCCTGTCGTCAGCACACGCACCTCTGGGGACCTTCCAGCCAGACCCAGCAATGATCCAGCAGAAGAGCGATGCCAAGTGGAGGGAG gtctcccacactttCTCCAACTATCCGCCTGGCGTCCGCTATATCTGGTTTCAGCACGGCGGCGTGGACACTCACTACTGGGCCGGCTGGTACGGCCCGAGGGTCACCAACAGCAGCATCACCATTGGGCCCCCACTGCCATGA